One Bacteroidota bacterium genomic window carries:
- a CDS encoding T9SS type A sorting domain-containing protein, with protein MFLVSDGFAQPQNFNTSLHKTRAGKYFWYSAANGGFEGLTGVPGTHPNLECEGCHGATNADGQAYTGTYSPSCIDCHPSNSAFNPDSLKEAQCKSCHSRQNTEISLGYNDVHRAVNMKCWDCHGTEDMHGDGVQYNSMLQPGAMKTDCQQSGCHVTLTAAHAGYDPHQGKLHCNSCHAKSAITCYNCHFDSQVEHHLKRPRQQMKDFVFLVNRVKDNKVGVGSMQSLTYQGNKSFYAIGVYSSHTIVKTGARTCTDCHANFGGSIPAITEFNTTGAIKFATWNPADSTMSNLKGVIPIPNNYQTSFKMDFLKYMGSTGDPVAPSKNWIPIGEDVADGAHMQYTNPLTYQQMQKLGMTPTSVDDFNTSKFEFRLNQNYPNPFNPSTKISFSLPNDGEVTLHIYDSNGKLVQTLLNGPMNTGLYNFTFDGSKLASGVYFARLTSGKFVSTQKMILLK; from the coding sequence TTGTTTCTAGTATCTGACGGTTTTGCACAGCCTCAGAATTTCAACACCTCACTTCATAAAACCCGTGCCGGTAAATATTTCTGGTATTCAGCCGCAAATGGTGGATTCGAGGGTCTTACAGGAGTTCCGGGCACACATCCAAATCTTGAATGTGAAGGCTGCCATGGAGCAACCAATGCAGACGGACAGGCTTATACAGGTACCTACTCACCGTCATGTATCGATTGCCATCCCTCAAACAGTGCTTTCAATCCTGATTCACTTAAAGAAGCCCAGTGTAAAAGCTGCCATTCAAGACAAAATACCGAAATTTCTCTCGGTTACAATGATGTGCACAGAGCTGTAAATATGAAATGCTGGGACTGCCATGGTACAGAGGATATGCACGGTGACGGCGTTCAGTACAACTCGATGTTGCAACCCGGAGCCATGAAAACCGACTGCCAGCAGTCAGGTTGCCATGTTACCCTTACTGCTGCACATGCCGGATATGACCCGCACCAAGGGAAACTCCACTGTAATTCATGCCATGCAAAATCGGCTATAACATGCTACAACTGCCACTTTGACTCGCAGGTTGAACATCACCTTAAGAGACCTCGCCAGCAAATGAAAGATTTCGTTTTCCTCGTAAACCGGGTAAAAGACAATAAAGTAGGTGTCGGTTCGATGCAGAGTCTCACCTATCAGGGTAACAAATCATTTTACGCAATTGGTGTTTACTCCTCACATACCATCGTAAAAACTGGTGCCAGAACATGTACAGACTGCCACGCAAACTTTGGCGGTTCCATTCCTGCAATCACTGAATTCAATACAACAGGTGCCATTAAGTTTGCAACCTGGAATCCTGCTGACAGCACCATGTCGAACCTTAAAGGTGTTATCCCCATACCTAACAACTATCAGACCTCCTTTAAAATGGATTTCCTGAAATACATGGGAAGTACCGGAGACCCTGTTGCACCATCGAAAAACTGGATTCCAATCGGAGAAGATGTGGCTGACGGTGCACATATGCAGTACACAAATCCTTTGACCTATCAGCAGATGCAGAAACTTGGTATGACCCCAACTTCAGTCGATGATTTCAATACATCCAAGTTTGAATTCAGACTGAATCAGAACTACCCAAATCCGTTCAATCCATCGACCAAAATATCCTTCTCACTGCCGAATGATGGCGAAGTTACTCTTCACATCTATGACAGTAATGGTAAATTGGTTCAGACATTGTTGAATGGACCGATGAACACCGGACTTTATAACTTCACTTTTGACGGTTCAAAACTGGCGAGCGGGGTTTATTTTGCAAGACTTACGAGTGGAAAATTCGTGAGCACCCAAAAGATGATTCTCCTCAAGTAA
- a CDS encoding alkaline phosphatase family protein: MKINKINLFLLLVFLTFFGASAQQATLVSGPMPGYTEKREVLIWLQTSSAARVSLQYFTADNISEKFTSDEIITTASDGFTARIILKRLDPGKTYFYDLYINGVKTEKPWKFSFKTQKLWEWREDAPDFSFITGSCAYVNEEIYDRPGTPYGGDYGIYEKIAANKGDFMLWLGDNVYLREAEWATRDGMIYRYSHTRALPEMQQMLASMHHYAIWDDHDFGPDDSDRSWRNKADALDVFKMFWGNPTYGVEGKPGITTSFRYSDAEFFLLDNRYYRTPNTRKTGERTVLGEHQREWLIDALVKSNATFKFICMGGQFLNPVARFENYANFEEERKWLLDHILAEGIKGVIFLTGDRHSSEVDVMPREGSYPLHEFTISTFSAGASNSAIKEENYYRKEGTLFTERNFAKISITGKKKERVLTCKLFDKNGVEKWSYSIKESELGK; this comes from the coding sequence GTGAAAATTAATAAAATTAATCTCTTTTTGTTGCTGGTTTTCCTTACTTTTTTTGGTGCAAGTGCCCAGCAGGCGACACTTGTTTCAGGACCTATGCCAGGCTATACCGAAAAGAGAGAGGTTTTAATATGGCTACAGACTTCCTCTGCCGCCCGGGTTTCACTTCAGTACTTTACGGCTGACAACATATCTGAAAAATTCACTTCTGATGAAATAATCACAACTGCATCCGACGGATTTACCGCCCGGATTATCCTTAAACGGCTCGATCCCGGAAAAACCTATTTTTACGACCTCTACATTAACGGGGTGAAGACAGAAAAACCGTGGAAGTTCTCCTTTAAGACTCAAAAATTGTGGGAATGGCGTGAAGATGCGCCCGATTTCTCATTCATTACCGGCAGTTGTGCCTATGTGAATGAGGAAATATACGACAGACCGGGAACCCCATATGGCGGTGACTATGGGATATATGAGAAAATCGCAGCCAACAAGGGTGATTTTATGCTCTGGCTCGGTGACAATGTATACCTTCGGGAGGCTGAATGGGCAACGCGCGACGGGATGATTTATCGTTACTCCCATACCCGTGCACTGCCGGAAATGCAGCAGATGCTTGCCTCAATGCACCATTATGCCATTTGGGACGATCATGATTTTGGTCCCGATGACAGCGACAGAAGCTGGAGAAACAAAGCCGATGCCCTCGATGTTTTTAAGATGTTTTGGGGTAACCCGACATACGGAGTGGAAGGGAAACCCGGCATCACCACTTCTTTCAGGTATTCAGATGCCGAGTTTTTTCTGTTGGACAACAGATATTACAGAACACCCAACACCAGGAAAACAGGTGAAAGAACCGTTCTTGGAGAGCATCAGAGGGAATGGTTGATTGATGCCCTGGTAAAAAGCAACGCTACATTTAAGTTTATTTGTATGGGCGGGCAATTCCTGAATCCTGTGGCAAGATTTGAAAACTATGCCAATTTTGAAGAAGAGCGGAAGTGGTTGCTCGATCATATTCTTGCTGAGGGAATCAAAGGTGTAATTTTCCTTACCGGCGACAGGCACAGTTCGGAAGTGGATGTGATGCCAAGGGAAGGAAGCTACCCGTTGCATGAATTTACTATATCGACATTTTCCGCAGGAGCAAGTAATTCGGCTATTAAAGAGGAGAATTACTACAGGAAAGAGGGAACGCTTTTCACGGAAAGAAATTTCGCAAAAATTTCCATCACCGGGAAGAAAAAGGAGAGGGTTCTAACCTGTAAATTATTCGATAAAAATGGAGTCGAAAAATGGTCTTATTCAATAAAAGAGTCTGAATTAGGAAAATAG
- a CDS encoding sugar transferase, producing MNSETPKNKAVFNYEDHNIPVGEGIPVESLMLDYRIANTVGSKALSFIRKHVRLNSVETKVLHTSSKFNVESLHEDEVFDFVNIRSLNHIRYLNKFFEAVNRKLPENGVFIGTFETFSQRRRRIFSKYKKWVAAPVYFVDFMFHRVFPKMKITRKIYFFLTGGSNRVYSLTEVLGRLVSCGFEIVEYKAFEEQTYFAVRKISEPEYNEEPSYGPLFRMRRIGKNGKVIFVYKFRTMHPYSEYLQKYVYERNSLQDGGKIRDDFRVTYWGRIMRKLWIDELPMFINFFKGELKLVGVRPLSTHYLSLYDDELREMRLKHKPGLLPPFYADLPTTLEEIIESEKKYLRAYDQYGLITDVRYLFAAMYNILIKRARSN from the coding sequence ATGAATTCAGAAACCCCAAAGAACAAAGCCGTTTTCAACTACGAGGATCACAACATCCCTGTGGGTGAAGGTATTCCCGTTGAGAGCCTGATGCTCGACTACCGGATTGCCAATACAGTCGGCTCAAAAGCTTTGAGTTTCATAAGAAAACATGTCAGACTAAACAGCGTCGAAACGAAAGTGTTACACACTTCGTCCAAGTTTAATGTCGAATCTCTCCACGAGGATGAGGTCTTCGACTTCGTCAATATCCGGTCTTTGAACCATATCCGCTACTTGAACAAGTTTTTTGAAGCAGTCAACAGGAAACTCCCTGAAAATGGAGTTTTTATCGGCACATTCGAGACCTTTTCGCAAAGAAGACGCAGGATATTCAGCAAATACAAAAAGTGGGTGGCAGCGCCTGTCTATTTTGTAGATTTTATGTTTCATCGTGTCTTCCCAAAGATGAAAATAACCCGAAAGATTTATTTTTTCCTGACGGGTGGATCAAACCGGGTTTACTCGCTGACCGAAGTGCTGGGCAGACTTGTCTCCTGCGGGTTTGAGATCGTGGAATACAAGGCTTTTGAAGAGCAGACTTACTTCGCTGTAAGAAAAATTTCAGAGCCCGAGTACAACGAAGAACCCTCTTACGGACCTCTTTTCAGAATGCGACGCATCGGAAAAAATGGCAAGGTAATTTTTGTTTACAAGTTTCGCACGATGCATCCTTATTCAGAATATCTGCAAAAATATGTTTATGAAAGAAACAGTCTGCAGGACGGTGGAAAAATCAGGGATGATTTCAGAGTAACCTACTGGGGCAGAATTATGCGGAAACTCTGGATAGACGAACTTCCAATGTTTATAAATTTCTTTAAAGGAGAGTTAAAGCTTGTAGGTGTAAGACCTTTAAGCACTCATTATTTGAGTCTCTATGATGACGAACTTCGGGAAATGCGACTTAAGCACAAACCGGGTTTGCTCCCTCCATTTTATGCCGATCTTCCTACCACGCTTGAAGAGATAATCGAATCGGAGAAAAAGTATCTCCGTGCCTACGATCAGTACGGTCTGATTACAGATGTCCGCTACCTTTTCGCTGCCATGTATAACATCCTTATCAAAAGAGCCAGAAGCAACTAA
- a CDS encoding outer membrane beta-barrel protein → MKKIYALLFVLFFVPLTFGQLIPKFGLGVNVGMALPQGDMGDLYKTGYGGSLTVILPVPGPFEISASVGYNQFKFNNDYINKLFKEATGTDPKLELDMPLSVVPITANARYYFTPALVRPYAEVNLGVSIATIKATLPDPIPGNPYHVKTSEASETKQYLGVGVGVVLGIGLLTNIDINARYALLGHEFAQQTVSTSGGSTTYTESKSNGSYFGISAGVRVKL, encoded by the coding sequence ATGAAAAAGATCTATGCACTGCTCTTTGTATTATTCTTTGTACCCTTGACATTTGGACAGTTGATTCCCAAATTCGGTCTGGGTGTGAATGTCGGAATGGCATTACCCCAGGGAGATATGGGTGATTTGTATAAAACGGGATATGGCGGAAGCCTCACTGTTATACTCCCCGTTCCGGGACCATTCGAAATATCAGCCTCTGTCGGATACAATCAGTTTAAATTTAACAATGATTACATAAACAAGCTTTTTAAGGAAGCTACCGGAACTGACCCAAAACTGGAACTCGACATGCCTTTGAGCGTGGTTCCGATAACTGCAAATGCGAGGTATTATTTTACTCCGGCTTTGGTTCGTCCATATGCCGAGGTAAATCTCGGAGTATCGATTGCAACCATTAAAGCAACACTTCCCGATCCAATACCCGGAAATCCTTATCATGTAAAAACTTCTGAAGCATCGGAGACAAAGCAATATCTGGGAGTTGGAGTTGGAGTTGTTCTGGGGATAGGGCTTTTAACCAACATTGATATCAACGCAAGGTATGCACTTCTTGGTCATGAATTCGCTCAGCAGACTGTCTCTACATCGGGTGGGAGCACTACCTACACCGAATCGAAATCGAACGGATCATATTTCGGAATTTCAGCAGGCGTAAGAGTTAAATTATAA
- a CDS encoding sigma 54-interacting transcriptional regulator — protein MDNLRDQILDSISEAVFTVDKNLRITYFNSAAEELTGHLKEEVLNKICKRVFNPSNCCAKCPMLMVLESKKKVNDFYSEICTSSGERKQVKMSASLLRADDGTPEGGIISVTPVSEIEKLKRELEGETDFHGIVGRTPGMREIFDIIQDVAPSDVPVFIRGESGTGKEMVANAIQILSNRRFKPYLKVSCSIFHDNLLVSELFGHAKGAFTDAHKERTGRFEIADTGTIFLDEIAEIPLSMQIKLLRVLQEGTFERLGESTTRKVDVRVIAATNIDIDRALASGTMREDLYYRLNVVPIVVPPLRKRRDDIPLLVHHFLKKFSSIFKSGEKFLDDDALDVLMKYDWPGNIRELENVMEYLFVRSRHDDRITASRLPENLKNPRKTGANENERFISTMFSHDFSEKERILTALTRHRWNKGKVASELNMGRTTLWRKMKALGIEEK, from the coding sequence ATGGATAATCTTAGAGACCAGATACTCGACTCAATTAGTGAGGCGGTATTTACTGTGGACAAGAATCTCAGGATTACCTATTTCAACAGTGCTGCCGAGGAGCTGACCGGTCATCTGAAGGAAGAAGTACTGAACAAAATTTGCAAACGGGTCTTTAATCCTTCCAACTGTTGTGCCAAATGTCCGATGCTGATGGTACTTGAATCAAAGAAAAAAGTGAACGATTTTTATTCCGAAATTTGCACTTCAAGCGGTGAAAGAAAGCAGGTGAAAATGTCAGCCTCTCTTTTGCGTGCAGACGACGGCACCCCCGAGGGAGGAATTATCTCCGTTACACCCGTCTCGGAAATTGAGAAGTTGAAAAGGGAACTTGAAGGAGAAACCGATTTCCATGGCATCGTGGGCAGAACCCCCGGGATGAGGGAAATTTTCGATATCATCCAGGATGTGGCACCAAGTGATGTGCCCGTTTTTATCAGAGGTGAGTCGGGTACAGGGAAGGAAATGGTTGCAAATGCCATTCAGATTTTATCCAACAGACGGTTCAAACCTTACCTGAAAGTTTCCTGTTCTATTTTTCATGACAATCTCCTCGTCAGTGAATTGTTTGGTCATGCAAAAGGGGCATTTACAGACGCACACAAGGAGAGAACCGGAAGATTTGAGATTGCAGACACGGGTACTATTTTCCTCGATGAAATAGCGGAGATCCCCCTCTCGATGCAAATAAAGCTTCTTCGTGTCCTTCAGGAAGGTACCTTCGAAAGACTGGGTGAGTCAACCACGAGAAAAGTGGATGTCAGGGTGATTGCGGCTACGAATATCGATATCGACCGCGCTCTTGCCTCAGGAACAATGAGAGAAGACCTCTATTACAGACTGAATGTTGTCCCAATTGTTGTTCCACCGCTTAGAAAAAGAAGGGATGATATTCCATTACTCGTTCATCATTTTTTGAAAAAGTTCTCCTCCATTTTCAAATCAGGAGAAAAATTCCTCGACGATGATGCCCTTGATGTGTTAATGAAATATGACTGGCCCGGCAATATCCGTGAGCTCGAAAATGTGATGGAATATCTTTTTGTCAGGTCGCGTCATGATGACCGCATTACCGCCTCGAGACTTCCCGAAAACCTTAAAAATCCCCGCAAAACCGGGGCAAATGAAAACGAACGGTTCATAAGCACAATGTTTAGCCACGATTTCTCCGAAAAGGAAAGGATCCTGACAGCCCTCACCAGACACAGGTGGAATAAAGGAAAAGTTGCTTCGGAACTGAACATGGGAAGAACCACCCTTTGGAGAAAAATGAAGGCACTTGGTATCGAAGAGAAATAA